One genomic region from Reichenbachiella ulvae encodes:
- a CDS encoding YeeE/YedE thiosulfate transporter family protein yields the protein MGPIIPINEISQELNFLIAFVIGIGFGFALEQAGFSSSRKLAGMFYGYDTTVLKVFFTAALVGLIGLGLLNHFEMIDMSIVYINEYYMNSAIIGGVIMGIGFIVGGFCPGTSVCAAAIGKIDAMAYLGGSLIGIFIFGETYPLWKDLYIKNYLGDIKLSTALGLSDGLMVFLVIIAAVVMFWVGEWAEKKFNRPDITKEI from the coding sequence ATGGGACCTATTATTCCAATAAATGAAATTTCTCAGGAGCTGAATTTTCTTATCGCCTTTGTGATTGGGATAGGATTTGGTTTTGCTCTGGAGCAGGCCGGTTTTTCTTCCAGCCGCAAGTTAGCCGGTATGTTTTATGGCTATGACACTACCGTGCTGAAGGTGTTTTTTACCGCGGCGCTTGTTGGGCTGATTGGCCTGGGCTTGCTCAATCATTTTGAGATGATTGACATGAGCATCGTCTATATCAACGAATACTATATGAACTCTGCCATAATCGGCGGGGTGATTATGGGGATCGGCTTCATTGTGGGGGGATTCTGTCCTGGTACCAGTGTCTGTGCCGCCGCTATTGGCAAGATAGACGCGATGGCTTATCTGGGAGGCTCTTTGATTGGTATTTTCATTTTTGGAGAAACCTATCCTTTGTGGAAAGATCTGTATATCAAAAACTATCTGGGTGACATCAAGTTGTCCACTGCTTTGGGATTGTCTGATGGGCTGATGGTCTTTCTGGTGATCATTGCCGCGGTAGTCATGTTTTGGGTTGGAGAATGGGCCGAGAAGAAATTTAATCGTCCGGATATCACTAAAGAGATTTAA
- a CDS encoding rhodanese-like domain-containing protein — translation MNVRQILSVLFLMIGTIAAILPNEPTKYRKFSMEELDQEMKKDMYYFSTDEVAHLIISGDPSFQLIDLRQKADSMINGAINIPADSVLNEKYEGLLYQSARQTILYGDDEARTISAWKDLKFRTYPNVYMLRGGIQAWKSDILNPEHPGISAAQDELDIYERRTAARQYFTGAKAIKKADIQIVLPAGGRKKKKVQGGCS, via the coding sequence ATGAATGTGCGTCAAATATTATCGGTCTTGTTCCTGATGATAGGAACCATCGCTGCGATCCTACCGAATGAACCGACCAAATACAGGAAGTTCAGTATGGAAGAACTCGACCAGGAGATGAAAAAGGACATGTACTATTTTTCTACTGATGAGGTGGCTCATTTGATTATTTCTGGAGATCCTTCTTTTCAGCTGATAGACTTGAGGCAAAAGGCAGATAGTATGATCAATGGGGCGATCAATATTCCGGCAGATAGTGTGCTGAATGAAAAATACGAGGGCTTGCTTTACCAGTCTGCTCGTCAGACCATTTTGTATGGGGATGATGAAGCAAGGACAATTAGTGCGTGGAAGGATTTGAAGTTTCGAACTTACCCCAATGTCTATATGCTGAGAGGTGGGATTCAGGCCTGGAAAAGCGACATCCTGAATCCTGAACATCCAGGAATCAGCGCAGCGCAGGATGAGCTCGATATCTACGAGCGACGAACAGCGGCCAGACAGTATTTTACAGGAGCTAAGGCGATTAAAAAGGCGGATATTCAAATCGTATTGCCAGCAGGTGGTAGAAAGAAAAAGAAAGTGCAGGGAGGCTGTAGCTAA
- a CDS encoding tetratricopeptide repeat protein, whose protein sequence is MRTILPAFLLFFCHHVLAQNQIDSLSRALEHFEVGDQEHAYLLVDLAKRYAELDPDTALYLSQKAHKEITDNEWDSLSARSYLAIATSYSFLASYDSSNYYSFQSIKKAELYKDTLTLIDGLNNLGIDFMYQENYVLAFDYFKKVEFMSRIFGDSIRWGHALNNLGIIYNYLGKHEKELPYYEQSAAVFKKIGNAYGLGNAYLNIGTVYTELEDFDRADEFYDQALKVYKGLNSKSGVQNTLLSMSENKLAAGQLAAAQTIAMDALELAREQHLVQDEIFALELLTGITEERGDYEAALAFLKKEKSAKEEVFNSEKSKQINELQEKYQAEKRQAEIERLSLANELKDANLAQAQTSLYGAITVGILLVVLTVVFYSLRAKKMKAEKEAQELQNEALKKRFMELQAGPSELSMELNMVELNYKLNTPLTEREFEVFKLGVEGKSNTEIADKLFISVNTVKFHLRNSYSKMGVSNRKEAFQQIVKIV, encoded by the coding sequence GTGAGAACTATATTACCTGCCTTTCTACTATTCTTTTGCCATCATGTACTGGCACAAAATCAAATTGATAGTTTGAGTAGAGCGCTCGAACATTTTGAAGTAGGGGATCAGGAACATGCCTATTTGCTTGTAGATCTCGCTAAGCGATATGCCGAATTGGATCCAGATACCGCATTGTATTTATCTCAAAAAGCACACAAGGAAATCACTGATAATGAGTGGGATTCACTTTCTGCCCGTTCTTATTTAGCCATAGCCACTTCATACAGTTTTTTAGCCTCTTATGATTCTTCCAATTATTATTCTTTTCAGTCAATAAAAAAGGCAGAGCTATACAAGGACACACTGACCCTGATCGATGGTCTCAATAATTTAGGGATCGATTTCATGTATCAGGAGAACTACGTTTTGGCCTTCGATTATTTCAAGAAAGTAGAATTTATGTCTCGGATATTTGGAGATTCGATACGTTGGGGTCATGCGCTTAACAATCTTGGCATTATTTATAATTATCTAGGTAAGCATGAAAAGGAGTTGCCCTATTATGAGCAATCTGCGGCTGTTTTTAAGAAGATTGGTAATGCTTATGGTCTGGGTAATGCTTATTTGAATATCGGGACGGTTTACACCGAATTAGAAGATTTTGACAGGGCTGATGAGTTTTATGACCAGGCGCTCAAAGTGTATAAAGGACTGAATTCCAAGTCAGGGGTGCAGAATACCCTGCTGAGTATGTCGGAGAATAAATTGGCTGCAGGTCAGCTGGCAGCAGCTCAGACTATTGCCATGGATGCGTTAGAGTTGGCAAGGGAACAGCACCTGGTTCAGGATGAGATATTTGCACTTGAACTATTGACGGGTATCACAGAGGAAAGAGGGGATTACGAAGCTGCTCTGGCCTTCTTGAAGAAAGAAAAGTCAGCCAAAGAGGAGGTTTTCAATTCTGAAAAATCCAAGCAAATCAATGAACTTCAGGAGAAGTATCAGGCTGAAAAAAGGCAAGCCGAGATCGAACGGCTTTCGCTTGCCAATGAGTTGAAGGATGCTAATCTTGCCCAAGCTCAGACGAGCCTCTATGGGGCCATCACGGTGGGGATTTTGTTGGTCGTATTGACTGTGGTTTTTTACTCGCTTAGAGCCAAAAAAATGAAGGCTGAGAAAGAAGCACAGGAGCTTCAAAATGAGGCCTTGAAAAAGCGGTTCATGGAACTACAGGCAGGACCTTCGGAGCTGTCAATGGAGTTGAATATGGTTGAGCTTAATTATAAACTGAATACGCCCCTGACTGAGCGGGAATTTGAGGTTTTTAAGTTGGGAGTCGAGGGAAAGTCCAATACTGAGATTGCCGATAAGCTTTTTATCTCTGTCAATACGGTAAAGTTTCATTTGAGGAACAGCTATTCCAAAATGGGTGTGAGTAACAGGAAGGAAGCCTTCCAGCAAATAGTCAAGATCGTCTAA
- a CDS encoding response regulator: MIKVLIADDHEVIVEGLKALLNTSKELEILGHASNGLKVMEFLRSKKVDVILLDINMPEMDGMETTKAIRKNYPDVKILILSMYNKAEFIRNLVELGAHGYVLKNTPHAELVAAIKKVHSGQEHFSTEVQNTIEESLKANGKTGPAYLTDRERDIIKLLAEGNTTSEIAKKLYLSTHTVDTHRKNLMAKLGQKNIASLVRFAVENGYAGEQF; encoded by the coding sequence ATGATAAAAGTATTGATAGCAGATGATCACGAAGTAATTGTAGAGGGTTTAAAAGCCCTGTTGAATACCAGTAAAGAATTAGAAATTTTAGGACATGCCAGCAATGGCCTGAAAGTGATGGAGTTTCTCAGATCCAAAAAAGTGGATGTGATCTTGCTCGACATCAACATGCCCGAAATGGATGGGATGGAAACAACCAAAGCCATCCGAAAAAACTACCCGGATGTAAAAATCCTAATCTTATCCATGTACAACAAAGCTGAGTTTATCAGAAACCTAGTCGAACTCGGCGCACATGGCTATGTACTAAAGAACACCCCACATGCAGAACTCGTGGCTGCCATTAAAAAAGTCCATTCAGGTCAGGAACATTTCAGCACAGAAGTACAAAACACCATTGAGGAAAGCCTAAAGGCTAATGGTAAAACTGGACCAGCCTACCTCACAGATAGAGAAAGAGACATCATCAAACTTTTGGCCGAAGGAAATACCACCAGCGAAATTGCCAAAAAACTCTACCTAAGCACTCATACCGTTGACACCCATCGCAAAAACCTGATGGCTAAATTGGGCCAAAAGAACATCGCTTCATTGGTTCGCTTTGCAGTGGAAAATGGATATGCGGGGGAGCAATTTTGA
- a CDS encoding DUF748 domain-containing protein, producing the protein MNQKRSRIIFSIYFLLVIPGLYFLAEDNIGYFIDRRLSKQDIQVESTGADFDLLSRSVAFDKITFSSDQYGSISFVDLKVRKINLLSMLPAFGFKAESVSMDSLLIALEQESIEADTSKQMFQLSGKHFGVDRLDIAYGQFDYTGEDNSTQFVFKLEALRGDMGEGVSQGLLTLHDLQHRSLEAATLVTLDSLWVDLDLGQLLANGIHYKSSLDQAAFVDQFPHQRDWVDLALPSLKMNGMDLSEWEANGFQCERVSLDSAEIKIYKDKTLTESEKSDMKLLIDQLKEIPLLIHLDTVTVIQASVSYREKHGVDRMGNLHFDRLYASIYNLNTTPDMPVIMDAQASFQEAGRLNAHFEFQPSPGQTKVNGTLSAMDMKKVNEMTISSFGVKVKSGWLSDLDFDFQYDEHQSKGLLHMHYDDLALQFVDHSNETRNLNQNLSSFLANAFVIKKKNQPGQINYKEGPIAFVRDKSKLDIGYWWRSLQTGIMASVRMNKPQAA; encoded by the coding sequence ATGAATCAAAAGCGATCAAGAATTATCTTTTCTATTTACTTCCTACTGGTGATCCCAGGCCTTTATTTTTTGGCTGAGGATAACATAGGGTATTTCATAGATCGCAGACTTAGCAAGCAAGATATACAAGTGGAATCAACAGGAGCCGATTTTGATTTGCTCTCCAGATCGGTCGCCTTTGACAAGATCACCTTTAGTTCTGATCAGTACGGTAGTATTTCTTTCGTTGATTTAAAAGTAAGGAAGATTAATCTACTGAGTATGTTGCCTGCCTTTGGTTTCAAAGCAGAATCCGTCAGTATGGATTCTTTGCTGATAGCATTAGAGCAGGAATCTATCGAAGCAGATACCTCCAAGCAGATGTTTCAATTGTCAGGTAAGCATTTTGGTGTAGATCGTCTGGATATTGCCTATGGGCAATTTGATTACACAGGTGAGGACAATAGTACACAGTTTGTTTTCAAGTTGGAGGCTTTGAGAGGAGATATGGGTGAAGGGGTAAGCCAGGGCCTGTTAACGCTCCACGATTTGCAGCACAGATCGTTGGAAGCCGCTACTTTGGTGACTTTAGATTCTCTGTGGGTGGATCTGGATTTGGGACAATTGCTGGCCAATGGGATTCATTACAAAAGCTCTTTGGATCAGGCGGCTTTTGTCGATCAGTTTCCTCATCAGAGGGATTGGGTGGATTTGGCGCTGCCTAGTTTGAAAATGAATGGTATGGACCTTTCCGAGTGGGAGGCCAATGGCTTTCAATGCGAGAGAGTCTCTCTGGACTCTGCAGAAATAAAAATCTACAAGGACAAGACCTTGACCGAAAGTGAAAAATCAGATATGAAGCTTTTGATTGATCAGTTAAAGGAAATACCATTGTTGATTCATTTGGATACAGTGACAGTCATTCAAGCTTCAGTTTCTTATCGAGAGAAACATGGGGTAGACAGAATGGGGAATTTGCATTTTGACCGTCTATACGCGAGTATTTATAATTTGAATACGACTCCTGATATGCCAGTGATCATGGATGCCCAGGCCAGTTTCCAAGAGGCGGGAAGGCTCAATGCACATTTTGAGTTTCAGCCCTCTCCAGGGCAGACTAAAGTTAATGGAACCCTGTCAGCTATGGATATGAAAAAGGTGAATGAGATGACCATTTCTTCGTTTGGGGTAAAAGTCAAGTCGGGATGGCTAAGCGATCTGGATTTCGATTTTCAATATGATGAACATCAATCCAAGGGATTGCTTCACATGCATTATGATGATTTGGCGTTGCAGTTTGTGGATCATAGCAATGAGACACGGAACCTGAATCAAAACCTTAGCAGTTTCCTCGCCAATGCATTCGTGATAAAGAAGAAAAATCAACCCGGCCAAATCAATTATAAAGAAGGCCCGATTGCTTTCGTAAGAGACAAATCTAAATTGGACATAGGTTATTGGTGGCGTAGCTTACAAACCGGTATCATGGCCTCCGTTCGAATGAATAAGCCTCAAGCAGCTTAG
- a CDS encoding NAD(P) transhydrogenase subunit alpha, with the protein MIIGVLKCTEENLVAMVPKVVSKYQKGDFEIMIETGAGAASNYPDDQYEELGVKVAPRKEVLAQSDILLTVFGINIDELDQVKKEAMIIGKFNGRVESELLTALKQCEANAYSLDLLPRSTIAQSMDVLSSLASLSGYKAVVLGADNFGGYLPMMTTSAGTIPPAKVMVLGAGVAGLQAIATAKRLGAMIEVFDVRSAVKEEVQSLGAKFIEVEGAQESADAGGYAIQQSDEYIAKQKELIHQTAMKSDIVITTANIPGRQAPLLIEEKTVKAMKAGSVIIDMATASGGNVALSKDNETVEIEGVKIIGDTKLYNHMGAQSSFVYSNNIYNFLSFVLKEGKDNIPYDNEIVKNTLLKVEQEESVSA; encoded by the coding sequence ATGATAATAGGGGTATTAAAATGTACTGAAGAAAACTTAGTAGCCATGGTGCCAAAGGTGGTTTCGAAATACCAAAAAGGGGATTTTGAGATCATGATAGAAACAGGTGCCGGCGCTGCTTCGAACTATCCAGATGATCAATATGAAGAGCTGGGAGTAAAGGTAGCACCGAGAAAAGAGGTGCTCGCCCAGTCCGATATATTATTGACAGTGTTTGGAATCAATATCGACGAATTGGATCAGGTCAAAAAAGAGGCCATGATCATAGGTAAGTTTAACGGTAGAGTAGAATCTGAGCTTTTGACAGCTCTCAAGCAATGTGAGGCCAATGCATACAGTCTGGACTTGTTGCCAAGGTCAACCATAGCACAATCAATGGACGTGCTGTCCTCTTTGGCTTCTCTGTCGGGATACAAAGCAGTCGTGTTGGGTGCCGATAATTTCGGGGGATATCTACCGATGATGACTACATCTGCAGGTACGATTCCGCCAGCTAAAGTAATGGTGCTGGGGGCAGGAGTAGCCGGTCTACAAGCCATCGCTACAGCCAAGCGTCTGGGTGCAATGATAGAGGTTTTTGATGTTCGTTCTGCAGTAAAAGAGGAGGTTCAAAGTTTGGGAGCCAAATTCATCGAAGTAGAAGGAGCACAGGAGAGTGCAGATGCCGGTGGATATGCCATCCAGCAGTCAGACGAATACATCGCTAAGCAAAAGGAGTTGATTCATCAGACAGCCATGAAGTCTGATATAGTAATCACGACAGCAAACATTCCGGGCAGACAGGCACCACTATTGATCGAGGAAAAAACAGTCAAGGCCATGAAGGCAGGCTCAGTGATCATCGATATGGCTACTGCCAGTGGAGGTAATGTCGCTTTGTCAAAGGACAATGAAACAGTAGAGATTGAAGGTGTCAAAATTATAGGTGATACTAAACTCTACAATCATATGGGAGCACAGTCTAGCTTTGTATACAGCAACAACATATACAATTTTCTATCCTTTGTACTGAAGGAAGGGAAAGACAACATTCCTTATGACAATGAAATCGTCAAGAATACTTTGCTCAAAGTGGAGCAGGAAGAATCGGTTTCAGCTTAG
- a CDS encoding YeeE/YedE family protein has protein sequence MENHNYITHKTKYMNPYIAGLILGFVLLGAFYLTGRGLGASGAMKSVVVTSVETVSHEKAENSAFYSKYIADGKNPMSSWLVFQVLGVLVGGFLSGALSGRLKLTNEHSPNITSHKRIVMAVLGGMLFGFGSQLGRGCTSGAALSGMATLSLAGFVTMVAIFGTAFLFAYFFRKNWI, from the coding sequence ATGGAAAATCATAATTACATCACGCACAAAACCAAATATATGAACCCCTACATCGCGGGGTTGATCTTGGGATTTGTGTTGTTAGGTGCATTCTACCTGACTGGTCGAGGCTTGGGTGCCAGTGGCGCGATGAAAAGCGTAGTGGTCACCAGTGTAGAGACCGTATCACATGAAAAGGCTGAAAACTCAGCTTTCTATTCGAAGTATATCGCGGATGGCAAAAATCCGATGAGTAGCTGGCTGGTGTTTCAGGTACTGGGCGTGTTGGTTGGAGGCTTTTTGTCTGGAGCCTTATCTGGTCGATTGAAACTGACCAATGAGCATTCTCCTAATATTACTTCCCACAAGCGTATCGTCATGGCGGTATTGGGAGGCATGTTGTTCGGGTTTGGTTCCCAGCTGGGGCGAGGGTGTACGAGTGGAGCAGCACTGAGCGGGATGGCGACTCTTTCGCTGGCTGGGTTCGTGACGATGGTGGCCATCTTTGGTACTGCTTTTTTGTTTGCTTACTTCTTTAGAAAAAACTGGATTTGA
- a CDS encoding NAD(P) transhydrogenase subunit alpha, which produces MLEILDYLKDNVLTINLWIITIYLGFEVISKVPTVLHTPLMSGSNAISGIVIIGAIILVRQSASDDYLSLAIGGLGIILGTINVVGGHAVTNRMLEMFKKK; this is translated from the coding sequence ATGTTAGAAATTTTAGATTATCTAAAAGATAATGTATTGACCATTAACTTATGGATCATTACGATATACCTGGGCTTTGAAGTGATTTCCAAGGTCCCAACTGTATTGCATACACCACTCATGTCTGGATCTAATGCCATTAGTGGCATTGTGATCATCGGGGCGATTATCCTCGTGAGACAGTCAGCTAGCGACGACTATTTGTCTCTGGCTATCGGTGGTTTAGGAATCATCCTCGGCACCATCAATGTAGTAGGGGGGCACGCTGTGACCAACCGTATGTTGGAAATGTTCAAAAAGAAATAA
- a CDS encoding sensor histidine kinase, with amino-acid sequence MITTLTIIGLGLIGFITLDVIQRKKNKKSLDTLQQDINKYHIYGKFHHLEVETLNGLIKSNDEERKVVINELHENIGNKIAAAKMQFGAIQNQELIESNYYQRGHVLLDEAVNDTRQLAYNMSDREISEFNIINSLNNIKQTIDKEGQIHFGLFHHGVDKKLGNELSLTLFRMVQELITNVLVHSKANHVTLQLSKYAGELILTVEDDGIGFDPQALNFIERKGLGLKGIKQSINRLRGQLFIDSTPGHGTTVTIEIPVAA; translated from the coding sequence ATGATTACAACCCTAACCATAATTGGACTTGGCCTGATAGGCTTCATTACACTGGACGTGATCCAAAGAAAAAAAAATAAAAAGAGCCTTGATACACTCCAGCAGGATATCAACAAATATCACATCTATGGCAAATTCCATCATCTGGAAGTTGAAACACTCAACGGTCTGATTAAATCCAACGATGAAGAGCGCAAAGTAGTGATCAACGAACTGCACGAAAACATTGGAAATAAGATCGCTGCTGCTAAAATGCAATTTGGTGCCATCCAAAATCAAGAATTGATAGAATCTAATTATTATCAAAGAGGACATGTCCTGCTAGATGAGGCTGTCAATGACACCAGACAGTTGGCTTACAACATGTCTGATCGGGAAATATCAGAGTTCAACATTATCAATTCGCTTAACAACATCAAGCAAACTATTGACAAAGAGGGACAAATTCATTTCGGGCTGTTTCACCATGGAGTCGATAAAAAATTGGGTAACGAACTTAGTCTGACACTTTTCAGAATGGTTCAGGAACTCATCACCAATGTTCTGGTTCATTCTAAAGCCAACCATGTCACATTGCAGTTAAGCAAGTATGCTGGAGAATTAATTCTCACTGTAGAAGACGATGGTATTGGATTTGATCCGCAAGCGCTTAACTTTATAGAAAGAAAAGGTTTAGGTCTGAAAGGAATCAAACAAAGTATCAATCGTCTCAGGGGACAGTTGTTCATAGATTCCACTCCGGGTCATGGAACCACAGTCACTATAGAGATACCAGTAGCAGCATGA
- the nrfD gene encoding NrfD/PsrC family molybdoenzyme membrane anchor subunit, producing the protein MEEELIISGRMNDRVDPTLNIWHWEIPFYLFVGGLAAGILFFAAFYYLNGKEKDYPTAVKIAPMFTPFLLILGLIALFLDLNHKLYFWRLYTTIRLESPMSWGAWTLMVVTPLSFIWSAIHLKEVFPKWDWKFEVINKLEQFFINHKKHLAWLMAVFAVLLGIYTGVLLRAFNARPLWNTSILGPLFLASGLSAGAAVVVLLTKNELERKLFSKIDIIIIVAELFFIIHMFMGLLASTQVQIEAAQLFLDGPYTLPFWIFVVFLGMLVPALLEFLELRGQRIPAVIPVALILMGNVMLRFVIVYAGQASRYLY; encoded by the coding sequence ATGGAAGAGGAACTTATCATCAGCGGCAGAATGAATGATCGGGTAGACCCGACGTTGAACATATGGCATTGGGAGATTCCTTTCTACCTATTCGTAGGAGGGTTAGCAGCCGGAATTCTTTTCTTCGCAGCTTTCTATTATCTCAATGGCAAGGAAAAGGACTATCCCACAGCTGTAAAGATCGCGCCAATGTTTACGCCCTTTTTGTTGATCTTAGGCTTGATCGCTTTGTTTCTGGATTTGAATCATAAGCTTTATTTCTGGCGCTTGTATACGACGATCCGCTTGGAGTCTCCCATGTCCTGGGGAGCCTGGACCCTCATGGTGGTGACGCCTTTGTCTTTCATTTGGTCTGCCATTCACCTCAAGGAGGTCTTCCCAAAGTGGGATTGGAAATTTGAGGTCATCAATAAACTGGAGCAGTTTTTTATCAATCACAAAAAGCATCTGGCCTGGCTGATGGCTGTTTTTGCAGTCTTGTTGGGGATTTATACCGGCGTATTGTTGAGAGCCTTCAATGCACGACCACTCTGGAACACTTCGATTTTGGGACCGCTGTTTCTGGCTTCTGGCTTATCGGCAGGCGCGGCAGTAGTCGTACTATTAACCAAAAATGAACTGGAGCGCAAGCTGTTTAGCAAAATAGACATCATCATCATCGTCGCAGAGCTGTTCTTTATCATCCACATGTTCATGGGCTTATTAGCGAGTACACAGGTACAAATAGAAGCTGCTCAGCTGTTTTTGGATGGTCCTTATACCTTGCCCTTCTGGATTTTTGTGGTGTTTCTTGGGATGCTGGTTCCGGCCTTGTTGGAGTTTTTGGAGTTGCGCGGACAAAGGATCCCGGCAGTCATTCCGGTTGCCTTGATTCTCATGGGTAATGTCATGCTGAGGTTTGTCATCGTGTATGCCGGACAGGCGAGTCGATACTTGTATTAA
- a CDS encoding NAD(P)(+) transhydrogenase (Re/Si-specific) subunit beta, which produces MQYINLLYILSTVLLIIGLRRLSSPATAAKGNIIAACGMGLAILVAMFDPIENDQGNYALIIITLAIGSVLGLVFSKKVAMTAIPELVSLFNGFGGACAVAISIIEVYNFDAATSIGARATTYMALFIGGVAFTGSLIAYGKLSGKVNDWRSGISSYFNLIWLALCLGLIGYEVVAMGQIEYLPLIILAVSLIYGFTFVLPIGGADMPVVISLLNAFTGIAAALAGIVYDNMVMLLGGILVGSSGTILTVLMCQAMNRSLINVIVGGFGGSTASAAGGPEGEVKETTANDTGIMMRYATNVMVIPGYGMAVAQAQKACKELDKSLTERGVNVNYAIHPVAGRMPGHMNVLLAEADVPYNKLIDLDDANAMLSDTDVCLVVGANDVVNPSALDDPGSPIYGMPVLEILKSKNVIVLKRSMNKGYSGIENPLFFHDKTKMLFGDAKATIEKLNEEVKSMD; this is translated from the coding sequence ATGCAATACATCAACTTATTATATATACTATCAACTGTCCTTTTGATCATCGGGCTGAGACGCCTCAGTAGTCCAGCCACAGCGGCAAAAGGAAATATTATTGCCGCTTGCGGTATGGGATTGGCTATTTTGGTAGCCATGTTCGATCCCATCGAAAATGATCAGGGGAATTATGCCTTGATCATCATTACTCTCGCAATTGGGTCTGTTTTGGGTCTGGTTTTTTCTAAGAAAGTCGCTATGACTGCCATTCCCGAATTGGTTTCGCTTTTCAATGGTTTTGGTGGAGCCTGTGCGGTAGCCATTTCTATCATCGAGGTTTACAATTTTGATGCTGCTACGAGTATTGGCGCAAGAGCTACCACTTATATGGCCTTGTTCATAGGTGGCGTAGCTTTCACTGGTTCGTTGATTGCCTATGGCAAGCTCAGTGGAAAGGTCAATGACTGGAGGAGCGGAATCTCTTCCTACTTCAACTTGATATGGTTGGCGCTGTGTTTGGGATTGATTGGATACGAAGTAGTGGCCATGGGGCAGATCGAATACTTGCCTTTGATCATTCTGGCTGTTTCTCTGATCTATGGATTTACTTTCGTACTACCTATTGGTGGAGCGGATATGCCAGTGGTTATCTCCTTACTCAATGCATTTACGGGTATTGCAGCTGCTTTGGCTGGTATTGTTTATGACAATATGGTGATGCTCTTAGGAGGGATTTTGGTGGGCTCTTCAGGTACGATCCTGACAGTACTCATGTGTCAGGCGATGAACCGCTCTCTGATCAACGTGATCGTAGGAGGGTTCGGAGGTTCTACTGCCTCAGCTGCTGGCGGTCCTGAAGGAGAGGTGAAAGAAACCACTGCCAATGATACAGGTATCATGATGCGATATGCTACTAATGTAATGGTGATTCCTGGATATGGTATGGCGGTAGCTCAGGCACAGAAAGCATGTAAGGAACTGGATAAGAGTTTGACCGAGCGTGGTGTGAATGTGAACTATGCGATACACCCTGTAGCGGGACGTATGCCTGGTCACATGAATGTGTTATTGGCAGAGGCGGATGTGCCATACAACAAACTCATCGACTTGGATGATGCAAATGCGATGCTCAGCGATACGGATGTGTGTCTGGTAGTAGGTGCCAATGACGTAGTGAATCCATCGGCATTGGATGATCCGGGTAGCCCGATTTATGGTATGCCAGTATTAGAGATATTGAAAAGTAAAAATGTGATCGTACTCAAGAGAAGTATGAACAAAGGATATTCGGGAATTGAAAACCCACTTTTCTTCCATGATAAAACCAAAATGCTCTTCGGTGATGCGAAAGCTACCATCGAAAAGCTAAATGAAGAGGTCAAATCCATGGACTAA
- a CDS encoding YdeI/OmpD-associated family protein gives MSKTVDEYIIRNKQWQEELIYLRGLLATSELQETIKWGFPVYTLDNKNVVGLGAFKSYFGLWFFQGVFLKDVKNRLVTADGSAQGMRQWRFNSFDEIEEDLVLAYIQEAIDNQKAGKMIKPQKKEIVMPEELQAALDEDAILYEAFEAFSHSKKREFAEHILNAKRVETKKARLEKMKPLILAGVGLHDRYRK, from the coding sequence ATGAGCAAAACCGTAGATGAGTACATCATCAGAAATAAACAATGGCAAGAAGAATTGATCTACCTGAGAGGACTCCTTGCGACTTCAGAATTGCAAGAAACGATCAAATGGGGATTTCCGGTGTATACCTTAGATAATAAAAATGTTGTTGGGTTAGGAGCATTTAAGTCCTACTTTGGCCTTTGGTTTTTTCAGGGTGTTTTTCTGAAGGATGTGAAGAATAGGTTGGTGACTGCAGATGGTTCCGCACAGGGCATGAGGCAGTGGCGTTTCAATTCCTTTGATGAGATAGAGGAGGATTTGGTGCTTGCCTACATTCAAGAAGCAATCGATAACCAGAAGGCTGGAAAGATGATTAAACCTCAGAAGAAGGAAATCGTAATGCCTGAAGAGTTGCAAGCCGCCCTGGATGAAGATGCGATTTTGTATGAAGCATTTGAAGCCTTTTCGCATTCTAAAAAGAGAGAGTTCGCCGAGCATATTCTCAATGCCAAAAGAGTGGAAACCAAGAAAGCTCGATTGGAAAAAATGAAGCCGTTGATTTTGGCAGGAGTAGGGTTGCACGATCGCTATAGAAAATAA